The following proteins are encoded in a genomic region of Maniola jurtina chromosome 17, ilManJurt1.1, whole genome shotgun sequence:
- the LOC123873499 gene encoding uncharacterized protein LOC123873499 isoform X6, with amino-acid sequence MPFELRSGASAGNSGVSVSTQADIAHSAKGYESEDENAGRKRQRASDDRPTSKTTMYSKQEFREQYCINNKQLDLLELEKSKKDKFLGCLSQYHIESPCSRSNRASFLSVCVRRRVPSDENLNTDYAPIQRYPRFGQPSPAPPEVCAYDADLECSYFRRRPRSVCSQPDPKRYTWMPEDEDFTRMEWPQSVIEDNAGWPQNYNVDQIASVSRGGSLPRPPSIIPCPAHTPIPPPPPPPPLTIPPHRTKHVSFARSHTLTTFDDSVMPAAVSGPRFRRDCERLIDGRVPESKPYATLPVIFQPFPPYPPYLAQAPAPIHYPPPITPLPAHTAPPVQRQTQIDAPKVVVLDTIKKGVMRTQATQTEVCLGRKPHPPNYLSLSPRTIKRVKMVAAGVQTNGYTVGVRRLTKSFSEVCGDRLAGRENQNDVTVAIESIIGTEHEKLHRTQSEEPPRSPRSPTSVMPTSPFMQRGDSDDVTSSSVKSIASSQVDKSSELSALQKQAQEYFQQNFQFIHESDRDDTIDDDIETLEKSMALNRRNLEYLQQEIAKQAKNERSLRSILSKSTSDASQKTINSSHGLSKTSTFQSEPSTETSATTTDDSEKNEKEIIIDFEPRPDDEAIPFTTLRRKNKRILQKTLSEGEILLDARKNEISGSTEGVKDAPIIMSTSQENMTQEDRERETVYRQYIAQNYTQTPIKDEGIFGFEPDGSFSTAKSSPASPDPVSCDVDAKQKPKRAVISNNVTTILAPLEKSSPCASNESLTVDHSRDHSDGLWNESQTTVLQVDSGTDNGTVISSSDLSSLATSPGALALLTPTSRRKQLLLLQHQQRSSLDTDALDEEFDASQSQSPTSPRNKLDTSSSSSMQQTRASLSPPAVVPNISLPITKQPTISKILSPTAPLKANHTPAIAITHPSLDLSDVPFKRTPSFINKKRERALSPSRRQDLKRKAQQKEPNGTIPNQIVESPSEPSLAKAVSSETSLNRTDSGKLNTTDVSESTTTTEDYVTANSDSSKKSNSKNQNHNSESNNKAQEGSSFESASSLYSSTKTDNVAEDLIVPSFSPPLEITDDFIVPNLTSPPLPLSDRVLKPSVERFEVKADITPIVENNKRSKTEVIKRKDEVPVKINTTTRDLRSGKSSSSGSYSIGGSNPNVTESTTDKVCTQKFKEILENSEKPETSEEKQTIEQKEQLVPKMMGSLSDDERSVHYSSSGYYESPLEDEDDGGLSTISFSAYKHSQKYRSTSRPKSWVSEDKRRKKKAFTLEFSKSYDDSISTSQDDWGKKDKEPDSLNHRSDRSVFKNSNAKSPSEEKPPEPRKKKTHFVEKTKSVQSSPRETMDIEKAIKEKSLKEKENDNKRPVERERYVKRTKLKAKSPTQTKTIDGTYRPVHYDRREALGSNVKLHLNIPTSDDSSEQYRKEGIGNGNISPRKHRRLRDSPRRKTANNNSNSAKSPISNNHSGYSSRPRRKSGSNESISLPGSLPRRKQSIPTIPCLSSLEAEDIETARTLNNAGARLTPLRYVKSPTTSPKNQKQDKADGKFAKAASAESLRSVSPGSDSVFYSEHTEHDLAVGDCEAKAHCLHCGKEVHIVTASHDHDSRASRTSHTDESYEDATAEIVPAPAGFADSPSCGMAKKHTSGARLYKKLDKRFRSEDKTRHYRQRQDVRAKSEERGKEEYCGMEKPQDTRIARSAGNSLDKLADPNTGVDPDEHDECSASSEGDEEKGVYATPWWCGNWILLSENDDSWTRIPPDALDSTDSEKEDPTESETEFNKRYAALTHRLVHRRACVELNKRQASSTFESDKTVVVRRGNEEFGFRIHGSKPVVVSAIEPDTPAESSGLEVGDIIIAVNGINVVDKTHSEVVKIAHSGSEVLELDVARTCEAVASLAHEGGPAALYSGYLWRAAPIKPHHPLRWTRRWFVLKRDNCLYYYKTDSSIHPVGALMLINYQLTEEESGRPHGFRLQRGGGTRLQLAADNAEAAARWRAVLAHAIDASNQRDGWLEVTIRNMKLPPSSIHRPDCFGYLMKLGSKWKSWAKRYCVLKDACLYFYNDGNSKNAFGMACLHGYRIQACSSSGKKYAFEVMPTEPKQRHFYFHTESEMDRKRWMAALEYSIDRWMKAG; translated from the exons GCGGACATAGCACACTCGGCGAAAGGCTACGAATCAGAGGATGAAAACGCGGGCAGAAAGCGGCAGAGGGCCAGCGACGACCGGCCAACCAGCAAGACCACGATGTACTCCAAACAG GAGTTCCGAGAGCAATACTGTATCAACAACAAGCAACTGGACCTGCTGGAACTGGAGAAGTCAAAGAAGGACAAGTTCCTCGGATGCCTGTCACAATACCACATCGAGAGTCCATGCTCGAGAAGCAAcag AGCATCATTTCTATCCGTGTGTGTCCGTCGTCGGGTGCCCTCAGATGAGAATCTCAACACCGACTATGCGCCCATACAGCGGTACCCCAg GTTTGGTCAACCCAGCCCAGCTCCGCCCGAGGTGTGCGCATATGATGCCGACCTGGAGTGCTCATACTTTCGCAGAAGGCCCCGCTCGGTGTGCAGCCAACCTGACCCCAAACGCTACACATGGATGCCAGAGGATGAAGACTTCACCCGCATGGAATGGCCACA ATCGGTAATAGAAGATAACGCGGGTTGGCCGCAAAATTACAACGTCGACCAAATCGCGTCTGTTAGCCGTGGAGGCTCCCTACCTAGGCCCCCTTCGATAATTCC CTGCCCCGCCCACACTCCGATACCTCCGCCACCCCCACCACCGCCTCTCACCATACCACCGCACAG AACAAAACACGTATCGTTCGCTCGCTCGCACACGTTGACCACTTTCGACGACTCGGTCATGCCGGCCGCAGTGAGTGGACCTCGCTTTAGGAGAGACTGTGAAAGACTTATCGACGGACGTGTG ccAGAAAGCAAACCGTACGCAACGTTACCAGTGATTTTCCAGCCTTTTCCGCCCTACCCTCCATACTTAGCGCAAGCGCCGGCGCCGATCCACTACCCGCCGCCCATAACGCCATTACCTGCTCACACAGCGCCACCTGTGCAGCGGCAGACGCAGATCGACGCACCAAAAGTTGTTGTATTAG ATACTATTAAGAAAGGAGTAATGCGAACTCAAGCTACCCAGACTGAAGTATGTTTAGGAAGGAAACCACATCCGCCTAACTATTTATCATTGAGTCCGAGAACAATAAAAAgg GTAAAAATGGTAGCAGCAGGAGTTCAAACTAATGGCTACACAGTGGGTGTACGCAGATTAACAAAATCCTTTTCTGAAGTGTGTGGAGATCGATTAGCTGGCCGTGAAAACCAAAATGATGTTACTGTTGCAATAGAAAG TATTATTGGTACGGAGCATGAGAAACTTCATAGAACCCAATCAGAAGAACCCCCTAGGTCTCCACGATCACCCACATCAGTAATGCCGACATCACCATTCATGCAACGAGGAGACTCTGACGATGTAACGTCATCTTCCGTCAAGTCGATAGCATCTTCACAAGTAGATAAATCATCTGAACTTAGCGCATTACAAAAACAAGCTCAAGAGTACTTCCAACAGAATTTTCAATTCATTCACGAAAGCGATAGAGATGATACCATTGACGATGACATAGAAACACTTGAAAAAAGCATGGCATTAAATCGTAGAAACTTAGAATATTTACAACAAGAAATAGCTAAACAGGCCAAAAATGAACGGTCGCTTAGATCGATTTTGTCCAAAAGTACTAGTGATGCGTCGCAAAAGACAATAAACTCTTCACATGGTCTATCAAAAACTTCTACTTTTCAATCTGAACCTTCGACTGAAACTTCTGCCACTACGACTGATGATAGTGAAAAGAATGAAAAGGAAATAATAATTGACTTTGAACCTAGGCCCGATGATGAAGCAATACCGTTTACGACATTACGtaggaaaaataaaagaatattgcAAAAAACTTTATCCGAGGGAGAAATATTATTGGATGC AAGGAAAAACGAAATAAGCGGTTCCACGGAAGGAGTGAAAGACGCACCCATAATAATGTCTACGAGTCAAGAAAATATGACACAGGAAGATCGCGAACGGGAAACAGTATATAGACAGTACATTGCACAAAATTATACTCAAACTCCTATCAAAGACGAAGGTATTTTTGGATTCGAACCTGACGGTTCCTtcag CACGGCTAAATCAAGCCCCGCATCGCCAGATCCTGTTAGTTGTGATGTAGATGCCAAACAAAAACCAAAGCGAGCAGTCATTTCCAACAATGTCACAACAATACTTGCACCTCTTGAGAAATCATCACCCTGCGCCTCGAATGAATCGTTAACGGTAGACCACAGCAG AGATCATTCTGATGGACTGTGGAATGAGTCTCAAACAACCGTTTTACAAGTGGATTCCGGTACTGACAACGGAACTGTAATCAG TTCTTCTGATCTAAGTTCCCTCGCTACGTCACCAGGTGCACTAGCACTACTAACTCCTACCTCAAGAAGGAAACAGCTTTTACTATTACAACATCAGCAACGGTCATCACTAGATACGGACGCCTTAGATGAAGAATTTGATGCTTCGcaa AGTCAGTCACCTACTTCTCCGCGAAATAAATTAGACACGTCCAGTTCCAGTTCCATGCAACAAACAAGAGCATCACTATCTCCACCAGCAGTAGTTCCTAATATTTCTTTGCCAATAACTAAACAACCAACAATATCCAAAATATTATCACCAACAGCACCTCTAAAAGCAAACCACACACCAGCTATAGCTATAACACATCCCAGCTTAGATTTATCCGATGTACCATTTAAAAGAACTCCTagttttataaataagaaaagGGAAAGAGCATTAAGTCCATCGAGAAGACAGGACTTAAAAAGGAAAGCACAGCAAAAGGAACCTAATGGTACGATTCCTAATCAAATAGTAGAATCTCCTTCTGAACCATCTTTAGCGAAAGCAGTTAGTAGTGAGACAAGCTTGAACAGGACGGATTCAGGAAAACTCAATACTACTGATGTATCAGAAAGCACTACTACGACCGAGGACTATGTAACTGCGAATTCTGATAGTTCCAAAAAAAGTAATAGCAAAAATCAAAACCACA attCGGAAAGTAATAACAAAGCACAAGAAGGATCATCTTTTGAAAGCGCATCGAGCCTTTATTCATCCACAAAAACTGATAATGTAGCTGAAGACTTAATTGTACCGAGTTTTTCACCACCATTAGAAATTACTGACGATTTTATTGTACCTAACCTTACGTCCCCTCCATTACCTTTATCAGATAGAGTATTAAAACCTTCTGTTGAAAGGTTTGAAGTTAAAGCTGATATTACACCAATcgtagaaaataataaaagatcTAAGACTGAAGTTATCAAACGAAAAGACGAAGTTCCAGTTAAAATT AATACAACAACACGTGATTTAAGAAGTGGTAAAAGCAGCTCAAGTGGAAGCTATAGTATAGGAGGATCAAATCCCAATGTGACAGAAAGTACTACTGATAAAGTTTGTACTCAGAAATTTAAAGAGATACTGGAAAACTCAGAAAAACCAGAAACAAGTGAAGAAAAACAGACAATTGAACAAAAAGAACAATTAGTTCCTAAGATGATG GGCTCTTTGTCGGATGATGAAAGAAGTGTTCACTATTCATCATCTGGATATTATGAAAGTCCTTTAGAAGACGAAGATGACGGTGGTTTAA GTACTATTTCATTTTCAGCATATAAGCATTCACAGAAATATAGGTCAACAAGTAGACCAAAGTCTTGGGTATCGGAAGATAAACGACGAAAAAAGAAAGCTTTTAccttagaattttcaaaatcttatgATGATTCGATTTCCACATCGCAAGATGACTGGGGTAAAAAGGATAAAGAACCTGATTCACTAAATCATCGCTCTGACCGTAGTGTATTTAAGAATTCAAATGCGAAATCACCATCAGAAGAAAAACCTCCTGAAccaagaaaaaagaaaacacaTTTCGTCGAAAAAACCAAAAGTGTTCAATCTTCTCCCAGAGAAACTATGGATATAGAAAAGGCTATTAAAGAAAAAtcgttaaaagaaaaagaaaatgataaCAAAAGACCAGTAGAGAGGGAAAGGTATGTGAAAAGAACGAAATTAAAAGCAAAAAGCCCTACGCAGACTAAAACAATAGATGGCACCTATAGACCAGTACATTACGATAGAAGAGAAGCTTTAGGGTCTAACGTGAAATTACATCTGAATATTCCTACCTCTGATGACTCTAGCGAACAATACCGAAAAGAAG GCATTGGAAATGGCAATATATCTCCGAGGAAACATAGACGATTAAGAGATAGTCCAAGGAGAAAAACGGCTAATAATAATTCTAACTCTGCTAAATCACCAATATCTAACAACCATTCCGGAtacag TTCTAGACCTAGACGAAAAAGTGGGTCGAATGAAAGCATATCACTGCCTGGTAGCTTACCGCGGAGAAAACAGTCAATACCAACGATCCCCTGTCTAAGTTCCCTTGAAGCAGAAGATATTGAAACTGCCAGAACCCTAAATAATGCTGGGGCGAGATTGACACCATTACGCTATGTAAAAAGTCCAACAACGTCACCCAAAAATCAAAAGCAAGATAAAG CAGACGGAAAGTTTGCAAAGGCGGCCTCAGCAGAATCGCTACGTTCAGTTTCACCAGGGTCAGATTCCGTATTCTATTCAGAACACACGGAGCACGATTTGGCTGTCGGGGATTGCGAAGCCAAGGCGCATTGCTTGCATTGCGGCAAAGAAGTACACATCGTTACAGCGTCGCATGACCACGACAGCAGAGCTTCCCGAACTTCCCACACTGAT GAATCCTATGAAGATGCGACAGCGGAAATTGTTCCTGCGCCAGCGGGGTTCGCAGATTCTCCGTCTTGTGGGATGGCTAAGAAACATACAAGCGGCGCTCGTTTGTACAAAAAGCTTGATAAACGATTTCGCTCTGAAGATAAGACTAGACATTATCGTCAACGACAGGATGTTCGTGCAAAG TCTGAGGAAAGAGGCAAAGAAGAATATTGTGGTATGGAAAAGCCTCAAGACACTCGAATAGCAAGATCTGCTGGAAATAGTCTTGATAAACTCGCCGATCCGAATACAGGCGTAGATCCAGATG AACATGACGAATGTTCGGCCAGTTCAGAAGGAGATGAAGAAAAGGGCGTCTATGCGACtccatggtggtgtggaaactGGATATTATTGTCTGAGAATGATGACAGCTGGACGAGAATACCACCAG ATGCGTTGGATTCAACTGACTCGGAAAAAGAAGATCCAACAGAATCAGAAACGGAGTTCAACAAACGATACGCAGCGTTGACCCATCGGCTTGTTCATCGACGGGCTTGCGTAGAGCTCAACAAGCGACAAGCGTCTAGCACTTTTG AAAGCGATAAAACAGTAGTGGTTAGACGTGGCAATGAAGAATTTGGGTTTAGAATACATGGAAGCAAACCAGTCGTGGTGTCAGCGATCGAACCCGATACACCAGCTGAGTCTTCAGGACTTGAAGTTGGAGATATCATTATAGCTGTTAATG gAATTAACGTTGTAGATAAAACACATTCGGAAGTTGTGAAGATAGCGCATTCTGGATCGGAGGTGTTAGAATTAGAT GTTGCAAGAACGTGCGAAGCTGTAGCTTCACTAGCACATGAAGGTGGCCCAGCGGCTTTATATTCTGGATACCTGTGGCGAGCTGCCCCTATCAAACCCCATCACCCTTTACGTTGGACGAGAAGATGGTTCGTGCTGAAGAGAGACAACTGtctctattattataaaacggATTCG AGTATACATCCAGTGGGTGCACTTATGCTAATAAATTACCAACTAACAGAGGAAGAATCTGGTAGACCCCATGGCTTCCGACTGCAGCGCGGTGGTGGAACGCGGCTGCAACTTGCCGCGGACAACGCTGAAGCCGCCGCAAGATGGCGTGCTGTGTTAGCACATGCGATTGATGCTAGCAATCAG AGAGACGGCTGGTTAGAAGTGACTATAAGGAATATGAAATTACCACCATCCTCGATACACCGGCCAGACTGTTTCGGATACCTAATGAAATTGGGATCGAAATGGAAGTCCTGGGCGAAACGATATTGCGTGCTGAAAGATGCTtgtctatatttttataatgatgGAAACAGCAAAAATGCTTTCG gaatgGCATGTCTTCACGGATATAGAATCCAGGCTTGTTCTTCAAGCGGCAAGAAATATGCCTTCGAGGTGATGCCTACCGAACCGAAACAAAGACATTTCTACTTTCATACTGAATCTGAGATGGATAGGAAACG GTGGATGGCAGCTTTGGAATACTCAATAGATCGATGGATGAAGGCCGGTTGA